The Capsicum annuum cultivar UCD-10X-F1 chromosome 3, UCD10Xv1.1, whole genome shotgun sequence genomic sequence ATGACATCTTTAGCTAACAAGGGTAGAAGTAACAGACAGCTTCAAGAAGGCGATTGGGTATACTTAAAAATACAATCCTATAGACAGCACACTCTCTCTAGTCAGAACTTCAACAAGTTATCTTCTAAATACTATGGACCTTATCAGATCATTCAAAGAGTAGGACCAGTGGCTTACAAATTACTCCTTCATCCTCAAGTGGCTATTCACCCCACCTTCCATGTGTCCCAGCTCAAACCTTGTCATGAAATATCTGTTGTTATCAATCATCCCCCCATAGTTGCCTTAGCAAGTCCTTACTGTGTGGAACCTCAGGCTATCTTGGATAAAAGGAtgattaagaaagaaaataaggcaGTCACCCAAGTGTTGATTCATTGGAAGGATATGTCCAGGGAGCAAGCAATATGGGAATATTGCTATGTTGTGAAACAGAGGTTTCCAGCTCTCTTTCTTGAGGACAAGGAAGTTTCTAAGGAGAGAGAAGTGTTACAAACTAGCATGGAGAAAAGTGGCTGAGAAGGATCAAGACCAAAGGAACCTAGTGCTAGGAAGTAGTACCCAATAGTTAAGTTAGTTAAATAAGCTGAAAATGAGTTTTTGCATTTAGGACCTTTATCTTTTAAATAAGAAGTTACTTAAATTGTATATTTAGTCCTAGAAATTATCTAGAAGTCCTTTATTAGTCCTTGTCAGAAATtgttaatggaagattccattctTATCTGATAATAGTACAGTGATGAGTCATCTAGGGTTGGAGAAGTACTATAAATTGTAATGTTCCATTTTCTTAGCTCATTATCTAATGAAATTACCCTAGCTGCTAGTTACTTAGCTGCTTCttcttattttcctattttgcaCTATTCCATTGGTTGTTTTCAGTTTGGGTTCCTGTTGATTTCATCATAGAGAGAGGAAGAAAAGGGTGTGGCTTATTTTTTTGGGTGATGAggattagggttttcttttaattttaaaaaggaaggGGATTGAAACGATCTCAGCCGTTGGATTAGTtttgatcaacgactgagatcaaaattatttaaaagaagGTCAACAATTGGCTTTTAATTTGGGGgtttaaaaaattgaatcaattttggctataattgtaataaattgaaTAGAACTTAGGCTAGAATTGATATATTGTGGTAAAAATTGGGTCAGAAAATAAATAGATTAAATAAACTGATTTAATAggctattatttaaataatagtaaggataataataataataatcataacaataaatgataacaatataataataataataataataataataataataataataataataataatgagaaacTAGGCAATGTATTTACAAAAATGTGAGTGTGCACAATtacgtgaaaaaataatttaataaatattaataaaattatataaatgtcgtatttgattataaaaatgatactaaatgataataaaatagtTTGTGCATTTTTCTAAGttatgaatgtgacacgtcaatatgtatttaatataagaaaaatgtgtaaaaatattaataattgaaattaaataattttgattaaaTAGCAGCCCAAAACtagtatcgggaggtcaaaattgggtgtcaacagctgcCACTCATGCTTCTATATAGtaagaatatacatatatttttaagggcaaaataactcggtggacccttgtacttggtctgatttgtaaagtggatactcTTACTTATACATTTGTCATCTGAACCactcaactcaataaaactcaatattttaaaccctctacccatcaaaacataacattttaaatcttttttcatCCAACTAATATGAGTGCAATACACTCGCCAACACGTGGCATGCCATGTCATTTTTCAATGACACGTACATGCCACAtaggaaattaaatatttaaatatataatctttcttatactacttactctttttttttttactttcctaCTCTCTTTTCTCTTCCTATGGCTGACAATTCTAGCACTACGGTCAACACCGCCAATAGCATCGTGGCGGCAAACCTGTCAGAATCGAAAAGTTGTGGTGACCAAGCCGATGAGATCGATCAAGCAGAGCAACAGTCTTCTGCCGTCGCCGACATAGATAtcagataataataatagtaaagggAGTTTCTATTATatgacaaaattataaatttttttgtaaaaaaaaaagtcatgaGGAAAGTGGGGAACTGGTGGGGGTATTTGGTGCAGGGTGAGGGAGATGGGCTGGTGCAGGGGTGGGAGGTTAGCAATTTTCAAAAGATTGTCACCGGAGTCAACAACAGGGGTCGTTTGGTCGCCGATTAAGATGGTGTTTTTGGCGATATTTCGCCGAAAAATTCGAGTGGCCTAAACTGttgtttcttcctttttttcactCTATTTTTCTCACTATTTTCTTTGATTGTCACTCTTTTCTGATtactctttctctatttttctccgaccaactctttttctttcactcAATTTCCCTCTCCCTGTTCTATTTCTCTCTCGATCTATTTGATTTTTCTCTATCTTTCTCCTAATTTTTGCCTACTATTTTCCTCCTCTAAATCCCTTTTTTCGTCTATGGAGTATTTGCTCCCCTCCCCTGTTTTTCGTGTATGTATGTGTAGCAGTTTATTTGATGGAGAAGAAGTAAAAAATAGAGGAATGGGGAATGAGACTGGTGCGGGAGGTGGGGGATGAAGAAGAAGGgtccttttttatttcttttttaaaaaattacagttattttaaaaaaattagaggtAAAAAATTGGCTTCACACGCTAAAATGCGCGTGTTTTACACCCATTTTGccaaatcatcaaattaatgcCACATGAGCaaataagagtttaaaatattgaattgcGTGGTTCAGATGACAAATGTATAAGTAAgagtatccactttacaaattagACCAAGTACAAGAATCCATCAAgctattttgcttatttttaagACAATGTAATTTACTTATCAAACACTAAAAAGTAAGTAAAATATTCACTTATTATCACTCTGAAAGAGATGAATTCGTTGTTAGGAATCATTAAATCCTATAAATGATTATTTGGGTATGTCATAAAACTTTTTTGAAAGACAAGAATCAAATAATTTTCTGTAGTGGAACAAAATATCTCTCATCTCTCctcaaatagatttttttttaaattttcaaaagaatGTTGCTATGTTGTTTTGAAGGGTGCACTAATTCCTTAATTTAGAGTGTGCAAGAACCGAACCAACcaataaaccaaaccgataaaaatgttattgggttaacgattttttattggtttataaaaaattttattgggtaagCGGTTCGATTTTGATTTTAACTTGTTGGATTATCGGTTTAAGGATacactaaattattgttttacttctatttgtgttatatatataaatatttatattaataatatatatatatatatatatatatatatatatatatatatatatatatatatatatatatatatatacacacacactacttATTCAGATTTataaagtattaacctattcagtaCAACAAAGACATAATACAAAGCTTGGGTGTTGTCGTATTGGAAAGCTTGAAGGATTTAGTTGCTTTCAATAATTAGGATTCAGTTTTTTTCcaaactaacattcagttcaaatttgaagattcttATAAACTAAAACGCATTGCTTATAATTTTGGCAGcaactaagtttttttttttttggttgttactatttttattttatgaatattttcttatcggttaaaccgaaaatcgaaccgttaaacaccaaaaatcgaaaaccgataagaatatcttattgattttgtatatttaaaaaacaaaaattgataaactgaaccaataatacataaaatcgaacTAAACCGACCAATGCACACCTACCATAATCCAGtatcaaagaaaatatttttcaattaaaaaaacaaatgagAAACTCACTTTATTTTCCGAAGAAAATATTTTCGTCCTTCTAATGTTGTACGGTTGTATTCTACTTGATCCCATCCAAAAGCCAATTGATTTGGGGGTGATaattaaagaaggaaaaaagaaaagaaaaagagggagTTGaacaaacaaaactgaaaatggCGCTACTATTGAACTCACCACATACCAAGGGACCTCATCTTCTTCTCCAGTACTCCCACACCTACCCGCATCCCCTCAGAAATTTGTCCATCAAATTCCAGGACACTTCTTCTTCTGATGATAGTAAATCTAGAGAGGACaccccatcatcatcatcatcatctacgGTGACCAAGAAGGCCACCAGCTCCAGCTCGAGTTCCTTAGGTTTTGGCTCATCTGTTTCGACATCGAAGAAGAAACAACAAAAGGGGAAAAGAGAGAGGGACACAATTATTCGACGAGAACCCATTCAGAAGCCCAGTTTTGCTACCCAACCAGCGGTGGAATCGAAGGAATTTCAGAAAAATGAGAGTGCTTTTCTTCTTGCTTGGTTAGGACTTGGCGGAATTATCCTTGTAGAGGGTATTCTCCTTGCTGCCTCTGGTAAAATCATTGCCCACCCTTTAATTGCATTTTCTAATTTCGCTCCTTTTTTCTTCACGCTTAGTAAATATAAAGAGTAGCTTCTTTTCTTTTGATAAGTGAGTGATTATCTGATTAACTTTTAGGTTCTTGGTTATTGTTAGAGTTGGTTAGATTTCCCACATTggtttggggggtggggggtggggatggaccagtggtttgcttatatgtaCTTGCGCAATCCTTCCTCGTGAGCTATCTTTCCTGGCTGAGTTAGGCCCAGGTTCTCAATTAAATTCCCTTCATCAGGAAATTCAGAAATTGTACTGTGCAAATAGGGCAAAGCAAACTGTTTTGGTTAATCCCCTTGTCATAAGAGACTAGTGTTGTGGTAAAGGGGTTCAAAAGTTGCTTAGATCACATGTTCAAATCCTAGGTGTGACACTCTAGTACTTGTTTTAGATGCACAGGTTACTTGTATATGTGTCTAGTCTCTATTTGTTCTTGGTTGCCTCTTCCCATTTATAAGTAAGAGCGCAGCTAAATAGAGGGGAAGAGTTCAATTCAATTCCCTTCATCGGAAATTCAGAAATTTTACTGTGCAAATCAGTCAAAAACAAACTCTTTTTGTTATATATGAACTGTTGAATCCCCTTAACATAAGAGAAGATTCTATTGTAGTGGCAAAGGAGTTCAAAAGTTGCTTTAGATCACATGTTCAAAATCTTAGTGTGTCACTCTATTACCTGTTTTAATTCACtagtatgattttttttacatcaCCCCACTGCATACTCAAATTATGTCATTGGGTAGCAATAAGCTAATATACTTTACATGATGTTTCCTAATTATTCTTGGGATATATCACGAACGAACATTTCCTGTGTTTAATGATGTTTCTAAGTCATGATCTCTTACTCCCAGGGTGATCTTTTGAAATCAGTAATGTGCATTACATCTATGAAAAATAGTGATATGCCTATGACTTATATGACATGGCTGTGCCTTAACTAAGTGCATCAGTCAGATATGAAAGCACACTtgagttgagaaaaaaaataatgatggtaACAACTACATCACCTTTCTCAATAGAAAATGAAAACTAGATATAGTTATTAATTGTAAGTAATACAAAGGATAACTCTGTCACATTGTTTTTTCAAAGATGCTGAGCTTATTATTGAAATAGCATTAAAAAAGTGCTGTAAAAAATAGGCCAAACACATTGCCAAccccctaaacttggcacgaACTTTCATTTTGGCACCTCAACCAACCATTATTCATTTTAAGCACCTAAACAAGTGTCCAAGTGTCTCATTTTGCCACCTTTTGCTGACATAGCACATTGTGTGTGTTGCACGAAACTTAGGCGCGTGAGAAGCTCtgttttatgatttttcaattttttttaccttcttctacttcttcttcttcttcccttttTCTTCCTCCACCAAGTCCACGTTCCACCACCTTTAACTACCACTGGTAAgctttttttctttggtaattttttttaacCTTCTTCTTCTCCCTCCACCAACTCCACCTTCCAACATCAGCACCATCACCATGCACCAAACTACCACCAATAATTTTAGAATTACAAATACGTAGAGGAAAAAAAGCATCACATACTAATTTTGAAGAACTTTAGAAAAATCTGAAAGAATAcaatggaaaaaataaagaatactagaTGCTGTTTATATTTGTTAATCTAcatcaattgaaaaaatagtttGACAAAAATATTGACATTTTTCGTTGAGCCAGAGTTCACGGTCTTGTGTGTCTAGTAAGTGTTAGACA encodes the following:
- the LOC107863421 gene encoding protein LPA2, whose protein sequence is MALLLNSPHTKGPHLLLQYSHTYPHPLRNLSIKFQDTSSSDDSKSREDTPSSSSSSTVTKKATSSSSSSLGFGSSVSTSKKKQQKGKRERDTIIRREPIQKPSFATQPAVESKEFQKNESAFLLAWLGLGGIILVEGILLAASGFLPDAWDNFFVKYLYPSFTPTVFLFVAGTVAYGVLKYLQNEKFNSEN